From Deinococcus aquiradiocola, a single genomic window includes:
- a CDS encoding rhodanese-like domain-containing protein, with product MSTPDPQSPAVPPSAPGPGLPDASALLVDLRPAPLRAAVPLPALPNRVVTLTLDVIEDGGHGLTAGAGEVVVLCERGVRSTLAARLLRADGVNASAYPGGVPALLRALP from the coding sequence ATGTCCACGCCCGACCCGCAGTCCCCTGCCGTTCCCCCGTCCGCGCCGGGTCCGGGCCTGCCGGACGCCTCGGCGCTGCTGGTGGACCTGAGGCCCGCGCCGTTGCGGGCGGCCGTGCCGCTCCCCGCCCTGCCGAACCGCGTGGTGACGCTCACGCTGGACGTGATCGAGGACGGCGGGCACGGCCTCACGGCGGGTGCGGGCGAGGTGGTGGTGCTGTGCGAGCGCGGGGTTCGCAGCACCCTGGCCGCGCGGCTGCTGCGGGCCGACGGCGTGAACGCCAGCGCGTACCCGGGCGGTGTGCCTGCCCTGCTGCGCGCCCTGCCCTGA
- a CDS encoding rhodanese-like domain-containing protein: MNELNPKDAQARLQQGALLIDVREPNEYDEVHATGAQLMPLSDFQNSYASLPRDAEIIMICRSGARSERAGQFLIDQGYGNVSNLTGGTMAWVQDGLPTGDDK; the protein is encoded by the coding sequence ATGAACGAGCTCAACCCGAAAGACGCCCAGGCCCGCCTCCAGCAGGGCGCCCTGCTGATCGACGTGCGCGAACCGAACGAGTACGACGAGGTCCACGCGACCGGCGCGCAGCTCATGCCGCTCAGCGACTTCCAGAACAGCTACGCTTCCCTCCCCAGGGACGCCGAGATCATCATGATCTGCCGCAGCGGCGCCCGCAGCGAACGTGCCGGTCAGTTCCTGATCGACCAGGGCTACGGCAACGTCAGCAACCTCACGGGCGGCACGATGGCCTGGGTGCAGGACGGCCTGCCCACCGGTGACGACAAGTGA
- a CDS encoding ABC-F family ATP-binding cassette domain-containing protein, which produces MRTLLQAEDLSVLYGERVILNRLTLTFRQGERAALLGRNGAGKTTLLRVLAGERRPDDGMLWREDGLRVAVLDQQPVFGPGVTVAALMNAADPYAPLRAELDALAPQLGDPARLDAWMALQRRLEDSGGYGWPSRAARVYSVLDLARYREREAATLSGGERTRLSLALALVREPDLLLLDEPTNHLDIRMREWLEDALLNFAGGVILTSHDREFLDRVATRSVWIEHGDATEYPGGYSRARSLRELERRTQGRAHRLARREEERLSGSADRLDLWGRQSRAVRSRLARTAVVDAPPSERRLHMRLLAGQARARLLLWGERLSRTYAPGPAGGEGRTVLRGAALKIRQGDRVALMGANGTGKTTLLRLLSGEDQPDPVTPDGPPVLRVAPGVSVVTLDQTWHGLDPDEGLYVQFDERFGARAAALLGRAGFRPDDWRRPPAELSGGERARAGLALVSALRADLLLLDEPTNHLDVEALEALEEAVQAYGGAVVIVTHDRRFAREVATRLWMIEDGTLREVAGWTDRTPLDPARSLDGDPPPPPPPPTARDQLRVQEAKLAALNAQLDSLTLTGREEARARADRHAVQQDVYGLYAEVYHAPQYDWERRSGPLRVRAQRFPEGGAMFWAAHDLSCPHLAYDGQTLRWSDPPPTWFGAWMLGGALDLILLRWDRGRVQLGEHGPTLTRRAYFERLGWTGRAP; this is translated from the coding sequence ATGAGGACGCTGCTGCAGGCGGAGGACCTGAGCGTCCTGTACGGGGAGCGCGTCATCCTGAACCGCCTGACCCTCACGTTCCGGCAGGGCGAGCGCGCCGCGCTGCTCGGCCGGAACGGGGCGGGCAAGACCACCCTGCTGCGCGTGCTGGCCGGTGAGCGCCGCCCGGACGACGGCATGCTGTGGCGCGAGGACGGCCTGCGGGTCGCCGTGCTGGACCAGCAGCCGGTCTTCGGGCCGGGCGTGACGGTGGCCGCCCTGATGAACGCCGCCGACCCGTACGCGCCCCTGCGGGCCGAACTGGACGCCCTCGCACCGCAGCTCGGGGACCCCGCGCGCCTCGACGCGTGGATGGCGCTGCAGCGGCGGCTGGAGGACAGCGGCGGGTACGGCTGGCCGAGCCGCGCGGCGCGCGTGTACTCGGTGCTGGACCTCGCCCGCTACCGCGAGCGGGAGGCCGCGACGCTCAGCGGCGGGGAACGCACCCGTCTGAGCCTCGCGCTCGCGCTCGTCCGGGAGCCGGACCTGCTGCTGCTCGACGAGCCCACCAACCACCTCGACATCCGCATGCGCGAGTGGCTGGAGGACGCCCTCCTGAACTTCGCGGGCGGCGTGATCCTCACGAGCCACGACCGGGAATTCCTGGACCGCGTCGCGACGCGCAGCGTCTGGATCGAACACGGGGACGCCACCGAGTACCCCGGCGGGTACAGCCGCGCCCGCAGCCTCCGTGAACTGGAGCGGCGCACGCAGGGCCGCGCGCACCGCCTCGCGCGCCGCGAGGAGGAACGCCTGAGCGGCAGCGCCGACCGCCTCGACCTGTGGGGCCGCCAGTCGCGCGCCGTCCGCTCGCGCCTCGCGCGGACCGCCGTGGTGGACGCGCCGCCCAGCGAGCGCCGCCTGCACATGCGCCTCCTGGCCGGGCAGGCCCGCGCCCGCCTGCTGCTGTGGGGCGAGCGGCTGTCACGGACGTACGCGCCGGGACCGGCGGGCGGGGAGGGCCGGACCGTGCTGCGCGGCGCGGCCCTCAAGATCCGCCAGGGGGACCGCGTCGCCCTGATGGGCGCGAACGGGACCGGCAAGACCACCCTGCTGCGCCTGCTGTCCGGCGAGGACCAGCCGGACCCCGTCACGCCGGACGGGCCGCCCGTGTTGCGCGTCGCGCCGGGCGTGAGCGTCGTCACGCTCGACCAGACGTGGCATGGCCTCGACCCGGACGAGGGCCTGTACGTGCAGTTTGATGAACGGTTCGGCGCGCGGGCCGCCGCCCTGCTGGGCCGCGCGGGTTTCCGGCCCGACGACTGGCGCAGACCGCCCGCTGAACTGTCCGGCGGCGAACGCGCCCGCGCGGGCCTCGCGCTCGTCAGTGCCCTGCGCGCGGACCTGCTGCTGCTCGACGAGCCCACCAACCACCTCGACGTGGAGGCCCTCGAAGCGCTGGAGGAGGCCGTGCAGGCGTACGGCGGCGCGGTCGTGATCGTCACGCACGACCGCCGCTTCGCGCGCGAGGTCGCCACGCGCCTGTGGATGATCGAGGACGGCACGCTGCGCGAGGTGGCCGGCTGGACCGACCGCACGCCGCTCGACCCGGCCCGCAGCCTGGACGGCGACCCGCCCCCACCCCCGCCGCCGCCCACCGCCCGCGACCAGCTGCGCGTGCAGGAAGCGAAACTCGCGGCCCTGAACGCACAGCTCGACAGCCTGACCCTCACGGGCCGCGAGGAGGCCCGTGCGCGCGCCGACCGGCACGCCGTGCAGCAGGACGTGTACGGCCTGTACGCCGAGGTGTACCACGCGCCGCAGTACGACTGGGAGCGCCGCAGCGGCCCGCTGCGCGTGCGTGCCCAGCGCTTCCCGGAGGGCGGCGCGATGTTCTGGGCCGCCCACGACCTGAGCTGCCCGCACCTCGCGTACGACGGGCAGACCCTGAGGTGGTCGGACCCGCCGCCCACGTGGTTCGGCGCGTGGATGCTCGGCGGCGCGCTGGACCTGATCCTGCTCCGCTGGGACCGGGGCCGCGTGCAGCTCGGCGAGCACGGCCCCACCCTCACGCGCCGCGCGTACTTCGAACGGCTCGGCTGGACGGGCCGCGCCCCCTGA
- the efp gene encoding elongation factor P, which translates to MISVTDLRNGTKVQMDGGLWECLDYSHLKMGRGGAKVVTKFRNLETGSIVDRTFNSTEKLQDIFVETKPMQYLYKDGDDFMFMDMETFDQVSLPPVLAGDAAKFLKENMEVEVSMFGEKALKIVLPNKVVLKIVETAPGVRGDTVSGGTKPAVLEGGAIVQVPLFVDQDTEVNVDTRTGEYLSRA; encoded by the coding sequence ATGATTAGCGTAACGGATCTCAGAAACGGCACGAAAGTGCAGATGGACGGCGGCCTGTGGGAGTGCCTGGACTACTCGCACCTCAAGATGGGCCGCGGCGGTGCGAAGGTCGTCACGAAGTTCCGTAACCTCGAGACGGGCAGCATCGTCGACCGGACCTTCAACAGCACCGAAAAGCTGCAGGACATCTTCGTGGAGACCAAGCCCATGCAGTACCTGTACAAGGACGGCGACGACTTCATGTTCATGGACATGGAGACCTTCGATCAGGTGTCCCTGCCGCCCGTGCTGGCCGGTGACGCCGCGAAGTTCCTGAAGGAGAACATGGAGGTCGAGGTGTCCATGTTCGGCGAGAAGGCCCTCAAGATCGTGCTGCCCAACAAGGTCGTGCTGAAGATTGTCGAGACGGCCCCCGGCGTGCGCGGCGACACCGTGTCCGGCGGCACGAAGCCCGCCGTGCTGGAAGGCGGCGCGATCGTTCAGGTGCCGCTGTTCGTGGATCAGGACACCGAAGTGAACGTGGACACCCGGACCGGCGAGTACCTCAGCCGCGCCTGA
- a CDS encoding ABC transporter ATP-binding protein yields the protein MALLDIEHLSVNYGAIQAVRDLSLTVQEGEIVTLIGANGAGKTTTLRAVSRLLKPRGGTLRFAGRDLTRLPPDEAVRLGIAQSPEGRQVLARQTVHDNLELGAYTRRDHAQIHADIEQQYDRFPRLRERRAQPAGTLSGGEQQMLAIARALMSRPKLLLLDEPSLGLAPLVVLEIFGILRELNAQGVTMLLVEQNARLAMQHSHRTYVMEAGQVTFTGPSDQLVNDERVLHAYLGG from the coding sequence ATGGCCCTGCTCGACATCGAACACCTCAGCGTCAACTACGGCGCCATCCAGGCCGTCAGGGACCTGTCCCTCACCGTGCAGGAAGGCGAGATCGTCACCCTCATCGGCGCGAACGGCGCAGGCAAGACCACCACCCTGCGCGCCGTCTCCCGCCTCCTGAAACCGCGCGGCGGCACCCTGCGCTTCGCGGGCCGCGACCTCACCCGCCTCCCGCCCGACGAAGCCGTCCGGCTCGGCATCGCGCAGAGCCCCGAAGGCCGACAGGTCCTCGCCCGGCAGACCGTGCACGACAACCTCGAACTCGGCGCGTACACCCGCCGTGACCACGCCCAGATCCACGCCGACATCGAACAGCAGTACGACCGCTTCCCCAGGCTCCGCGAACGCCGCGCCCAGCCCGCCGGGACCCTCTCCGGCGGCGAACAGCAGATGCTCGCCATCGCCCGCGCCCTCATGAGCCGCCCGAAACTGCTGCTGCTCGACGAACCCAGCCTCGGCCTCGCGCCACTCGTGGTGCTGGAAATCTTCGGCATCCTGCGCGAACTGAATGCCCAGGGCGTCACCATGCTCCTCGTCGAACAGAACGCCCGCCTCGCCATGCAGCACAGCCACCGCACGTACGTCATGGAGGCCGGACAGGTCACCTTCACCGGCCCGTCCGACCAGCTCGTGAACGACGAACGCGTCCTGCACGCCTATCTGGGCGGCTGA
- the accB gene encoding acetyl-CoA carboxylase biotin carboxyl carrier protein, whose translation MNPKDLKEILRALEVADVREFNLKTADYDLSIRRGAEAPVVYAQPQYAPAPVPAQQAPASAPASAAPTPAVPAAAETAPAAAPAPAPAASGTPVKAPIVGTFYTSSSPDAAAYVKVGDTIAAGQVLCIIEAMKLMNEIEAETSGTLREILVKNGDPVEYGQTLFIIE comes from the coding sequence ATGAACCCCAAAGACCTGAAAGAGATTTTGCGGGCGCTGGAAGTCGCCGACGTCCGCGAGTTCAACCTGAAGACCGCCGACTATGACCTGAGCATCCGTCGCGGCGCGGAAGCGCCCGTCGTGTACGCCCAGCCGCAGTACGCGCCCGCCCCGGTGCCCGCGCAGCAGGCCCCGGCCAGCGCGCCCGCCAGCGCCGCACCCACGCCCGCCGTGCCTGCCGCAGCCGAAACGGCGCCCGCTGCCGCCCCGGCCCCCGCGCCCGCCGCGAGCGGCACGCCCGTCAAGGCGCCCATCGTGGGGACCTTCTACACTTCCAGCAGCCCCGACGCGGCCGCGTACGTGAAGGTCGGCGACACCATCGCCGCCGGACAGGTGCTGTGCATCATCGAAGCGATGAAGCTCATGAACGAGATCGAAGCCGAAACGAGCGGCACCCTGCGCGAGATCCTCGTCAAGAACGGCGACCCGGTCGAGTACGGCCAGACGCTCTTCATCATCGAATGA
- a CDS encoding ABC transporter ATP-binding protein, with product MAAEAVLQASGLTRRFGGLIAVNDVSFEVRRGEIFGLIGPNGAGKTTLFNLMTGLTPPSSGTLTYAGQDITGQPPHRVAALGIGRTFQNIRLFRVLSALENVKIAQHARTTSGLISGLSGRDRAEERLVTERAWALLDLVGLSDRAGEEAGNFSYGDQRRLEIARALALQPRVLLLDEPAAGMNTSEKGELTGFIRRVRDEYDLTVMVIEHHVPLVMNLCDRVAVLNFGQLIAVGDPATVQRDPRVIEAYLGG from the coding sequence ATGGCCGCCGAGGCCGTCCTGCAGGCGAGCGGGCTCACGCGCCGCTTCGGTGGCCTGATCGCCGTGAACGACGTGTCCTTCGAGGTGCGGCGCGGCGAGATCTTCGGCCTGATCGGCCCGAACGGCGCGGGCAAGACGACCCTCTTCAACCTCATGACGGGCCTCACCCCGCCGTCCTCCGGCACCCTCACGTACGCCGGGCAGGACATCACGGGGCAGCCGCCGCACCGCGTCGCGGCCCTCGGCATCGGCCGCACCTTCCAGAACATCCGCCTGTTCCGCGTGCTGAGCGCCCTGGAGAACGTCAAGATCGCCCAGCACGCCCGCACCACCTCCGGCCTGATCAGCGGCCTCAGCGGACGCGACCGCGCCGAGGAACGCCTCGTGACCGAACGCGCCTGGGCACTCCTCGACCTCGTCGGCCTGTCGGACCGCGCGGGCGAAGAAGCCGGGAACTTCAGTTACGGCGACCAGCGCCGCCTGGAGATCGCGCGCGCCCTCGCCCTGCAACCCCGCGTACTGCTGCTCGACGAGCCCGCCGCAGGCATGAACACCAGCGAGAAGGGCGAACTGACCGGCTTCATCCGCCGCGTCCGCGACGAGTACGACCTGACCGTCATGGTGATCGAGCACCACGTGCCGCTCGTCATGAACCTCTGCGACCGCGTCGCCGTCCTGAACTTCGGTCAGCTGATCGCGGTGGGCGACCCCGCCACCGTCCAGCGTGACCCCAGGGTCATCGAAGCGTACCTCGGCGGCTGA
- a CDS encoding sugar porter family MFS transporter encodes MSIASPSQPAGGQLRRSYLIIAAVITALGGLLFGFDTGVISGALLYIKKDFNLTPLMQGVIVSAVLGGAFFGALAGGFLTDRLGRRTSLFCTSLLFAAGALFTAFVNTPELLIVGRVIVGLAIGLSSFVVPLYISEISPPQYRGALVTANQLLITIGILVSYGVNYVFAYDGGWRWMFAIAAIPALLMFAGLFLLPESPRFLLARGDDAGARAAVARSTTSDTLTDSMMADLRRELQAETGEASWAALLRPGVRTALIIGVGLAIFQQVTGINTVIYYAPTIFQQAGLQSAGAAILATAGIGVVNVLFTVVSQFLLDRAGRRTLLLVGIAGMVLGLAALGLSFFQKSAGLPAALSLALYIAAFAIGLGPVFWLLISEIYPQEVRGRAMSVATMANWGSNLIVALTFPLLIQAAGPSPTFFIYAAVTVLAFVFVLRLVPETKGKTFDQIQADLK; translated from the coding sequence ATGAGTATCGCTTCACCCTCCCAACCGGCGGGCGGCCAGCTGCGCCGCTCCTACCTCATCATCGCGGCCGTCATCACGGCCCTCGGCGGCCTGCTGTTCGGTTTCGATACCGGCGTCATCAGCGGGGCACTGCTGTACATCAAGAAGGACTTCAACCTGACGCCGCTCATGCAGGGCGTCATCGTGTCGGCCGTGCTGGGCGGCGCGTTCTTCGGGGCGCTCGCGGGCGGGTTCCTCACGGACCGCCTCGGTCGGCGCACGAGCCTGTTCTGCACGAGTCTGCTGTTCGCGGCGGGCGCGCTGTTCACGGCGTTCGTGAACACCCCGGAACTGCTGATCGTGGGCCGCGTCATCGTGGGCCTCGCGATCGGCCTGTCGAGCTTCGTGGTGCCGCTGTACATCAGCGAGATCAGCCCGCCGCAGTACCGTGGCGCGCTCGTCACCGCGAACCAGCTGCTCATCACCATCGGCATTCTCGTCAGTTACGGCGTGAACTACGTGTTCGCGTACGACGGTGGGTGGCGCTGGATGTTCGCCATCGCCGCCATTCCGGCCCTGCTGATGTTCGCAGGCCTGTTTCTGCTGCCGGAAAGTCCGCGCTTCCTGCTGGCGCGCGGGGACGACGCGGGTGCGCGGGCCGCCGTGGCGCGCAGCACCACCAGCGACACCCTCACGGACAGCATGATGGCGGACCTGCGCCGCGAACTGCAGGCCGAGACGGGCGAAGCCTCCTGGGCGGCCCTGCTGCGCCCCGGCGTGCGCACGGCCCTCATCATCGGGGTGGGGCTGGCGATCTTCCAGCAGGTGACGGGCATCAACACCGTCATCTACTACGCCCCCACCATCTTCCAGCAGGCGGGCCTGCAGAGCGCGGGCGCGGCCATTCTCGCCACGGCCGGGATCGGCGTGGTGAACGTGCTGTTCACGGTCGTCTCGCAGTTCCTGCTGGACCGCGCGGGTCGCCGCACGCTCCTGCTGGTGGGCATCGCGGGCATGGTGCTGGGCCTCGCCGCGCTGGGCCTGTCGTTCTTCCAGAAGAGCGCCGGACTGCCGGCCGCGCTGAGCCTCGCCCTGTACATCGCGGCGTTCGCCATCGGGCTCGGGCCGGTGTTCTGGCTGCTGATCTCGGAAATCTACCCGCAGGAGGTACGTGGCCGCGCCATGAGCGTCGCCACCATGGCGAACTGGGGCAGCAACCTCATCGTGGCCCTGACCTTCCCCCTGCTGATCCAGGCGGCCGGTCCCAGCCCAACCTTCTTCATCTACGCGGCCGTGACGGTCCTCGCGTTCGTGTTCGTGCTGCGCCTCGTGCCGGAAACGAAAGGGAAGACCTTCGACCAGATTCAGGCCGACCTGAAGTAA
- the accC gene encoding acetyl-CoA carboxylase biotin carboxylase subunit, with protein MFKKILIANRGEIALRVIRTAREMGVKTVVVYSQADEHSLPVLLADESVCVGPAASNASYLNIPNILSAALMTGAEAIHPGYGFMAENPDFAEMCREHGITFIGPTPESMRALGSKAGGREIAANSNVPVVPGTGVLEGTDEALLAAKQIGYPVLLKASAGGGGRGQKVVRTQEELKAAFGQAQEEARLYFGDPAIIMEKFLEEFRHVEVQVMGDGEGHVIHIGERDCSIQRRNQKLIEEAPSTLPDTLRQEILDAGVRLARHVNYAGAGTLEFIVDRDGNYYFMEMNTRIQVEHCVSEAISGLDFVRLQLMIAAGEGLALQQSDITLRGHAIECRINAEDPDKDFRPAAGKIDEVHFAGGPGVRVDSHAYSGYVIPPHYDSLIGKLIVHHDTREQAIARMKRALEETVIQGPKTTIPLYVKIMDNAFYRRGAVMTNFLKTRMEAV; from the coding sequence ATGTTCAAGAAAATCCTGATCGCCAACCGGGGCGAGATCGCGCTGCGCGTCATCCGGACCGCCCGCGAGATGGGCGTCAAGACCGTCGTGGTGTACTCCCAGGCGGACGAGCACAGCCTGCCCGTCCTGCTCGCCGACGAGTCCGTCTGCGTCGGCCCGGCCGCCAGCAACGCCTCGTACCTGAACATCCCCAACATCCTCTCGGCCGCCCTCATGACCGGCGCCGAAGCCATCCACCCCGGGTACGGCTTCATGGCCGAGAACCCCGACTTCGCCGAGATGTGCCGCGAGCACGGCATCACCTTCATCGGCCCGACGCCCGAGAGCATGCGCGCCCTGGGCAGCAAGGCGGGCGGCCGCGAGATCGCCGCGAACAGCAACGTGCCCGTCGTGCCCGGCACCGGCGTCCTCGAAGGGACGGACGAGGCCCTCCTCGCCGCGAAGCAGATCGGCTACCCGGTGCTGCTCAAGGCCAGCGCGGGCGGCGGCGGACGCGGCCAGAAGGTCGTCCGCACCCAGGAGGAACTGAAAGCCGCGTTCGGGCAGGCTCAGGAGGAAGCGCGCCTGTACTTCGGGGACCCCGCCATCATCATGGAGAAGTTCCTGGAGGAATTCCGGCACGTCGAGGTGCAGGTCATGGGCGACGGGGAAGGCCACGTCATCCACATCGGGGAACGCGACTGCAGCATCCAGCGCCGCAACCAGAAGCTCATCGAGGAAGCCCCCAGCACCCTGCCCGACACGCTGCGTCAGGAGATCCTCGACGCGGGCGTCCGCCTCGCCCGGCACGTCAACTACGCCGGGGCAGGCACCCTGGAATTCATCGTGGACCGGGACGGCAACTACTACTTCATGGAGATGAACACCCGCATCCAGGTGGAGCACTGCGTGTCCGAAGCGATCTCCGGCCTGGACTTCGTGCGCCTGCAGCTCATGATCGCGGCCGGTGAGGGCCTGGCCCTCCAGCAGTCCGACATCACGCTGCGCGGGCACGCCATCGAGTGCCGCATCAACGCCGAGGACCCCGACAAGGACTTCCGTCCGGCCGCCGGGAAGATCGACGAGGTGCACTTCGCGGGCGGCCCCGGCGTGCGCGTCGACAGCCACGCCTACAGCGGCTACGTCATCCCGCCGCACTACGACAGCCTCATCGGCAAGCTGATCGTGCACCACGACACGCGCGAGCAGGCCATCGCCCGCATGAAGCGCGCGCTGGAGGAGACGGTCATCCAGGGACCCAAGACGACCATCCCGCTGTACGTCAAGATCATGGACAATGCCTTCTACAGGCGCGGCGCCGTCATGACGAACTTCCTGAAGACCCGCATGGAAGCCGTCTGA
- a CDS encoding metal-sulfur cluster assembly factor, with protein MPSQAQVLEALKVVKDPEIPVNVVDLGLIYGVDISTAGNVEITMTLTSVGCPVQDLIRADAEMAVMRLDGINQVEVEFVWSPPWAPDKMSDDGKRQMRMFGFNV; from the coding sequence CTGCCCAGCCAGGCGCAGGTGCTCGAAGCGCTCAAGGTCGTGAAGGACCCGGAGATTCCCGTGAACGTCGTGGACCTCGGCCTGATCTACGGCGTGGACATCAGCACCGCCGGGAACGTCGAGATCACCATGACGCTCACCTCGGTCGGCTGCCCCGTGCAGGACCTGATCCGCGCGGACGCGGAGATGGCCGTCATGCGCCTGGACGGCATCAATCAGGTCGAGGTGGAGTTCGTGTGGTCGCCGCCGTGGGCGCCCGACAAGATGAGCGACGACGGCAAACGCCAGATGCGCATGTTCGGCTTCAACGTCTGA